Proteins co-encoded in one Pseudorhizobium banfieldiae genomic window:
- the serS gene encoding serine--tRNA ligase has protein sequence MLDIKWIRDNPQALDEALAKRGAEPAAATLLALDDKRRAVIQKLQEMQSRRNAASKDIGAAMAQKNMELAEQLKAEVATIKDTMPAAEQEEREVVSALDDALSRIPNIPLEDVPVGKDEADNVVKHVVGQKPGWNHPAREHFEIGEQLGYMDFERAAKLSGARFTVLSGPLAKLERAIGQFMLDLHTTEHGYTEVSSPLMVRDEAMYGTGQLPKFAEDLFRTTDGRWLIPTAEVTLTNLVSGETLEQERLPLRFTALTPSFRSEAGSAGRDTRGMLRQHQFWKCELVSITDADSSIAEHERMTECAETVLKRLGLHFRTVTLCTGDMGFGAQKTYDIEVWLPGQDTYREISSCSVCGDFQARRMNARYRVKDEKALKFVHTLNGSGTAVGRCLIAVMENYLNEDGSISVPDALLPYMGGITRIERAA, from the coding sequence ATGCTCGATATCAAGTGGATCCGTGACAATCCTCAGGCGCTGGACGAAGCGCTTGCAAAACGTGGCGCCGAACCTGCGGCTGCCACGCTTCTGGCGCTCGACGACAAGCGCCGTGCCGTTATCCAGAAGCTCCAGGAGATGCAGTCGCGCCGCAATGCGGCCTCCAAGGACATCGGCGCCGCCATGGCGCAGAAGAACATGGAACTTGCCGAGCAGCTGAAGGCGGAAGTCGCCACGATCAAGGATACCATGCCGGCCGCCGAGCAGGAGGAGCGGGAGGTGGTATCCGCGCTTGACGATGCCCTGTCGCGCATCCCCAATATTCCGCTCGAAGATGTTCCGGTCGGCAAGGATGAGGCCGACAACGTGGTAAAACACGTCGTCGGGCAGAAACCAGGCTGGAACCACCCGGCCAGGGAGCATTTCGAGATCGGCGAGCAACTCGGCTACATGGATTTCGAGCGGGCGGCGAAGCTCTCGGGCGCCCGCTTCACGGTCCTTAGCGGCCCGCTGGCGAAGCTGGAACGGGCAATCGGCCAGTTCATGCTTGACCTGCACACCACGGAGCATGGTTATACCGAGGTTTCCTCGCCGCTGATGGTCCGTGATGAGGCCATGTACGGTACGGGACAGCTTCCGAAGTTCGCGGAGGATCTGTTCCGCACGACGGACGGCCGCTGGCTGATTCCGACGGCCGAGGTGACGTTGACCAACCTGGTATCGGGCGAGACGCTGGAGCAGGAGAGGCTGCCGCTTCGCTTCACGGCTCTGACACCTTCCTTCCGCTCCGAGGCTGGTTCTGCCGGACGCGATACGCGCGGAATGCTGCGCCAGCACCAGTTCTGGAAGTGCGAACTGGTTTCGATCACCGACGCCGACAGCTCGATTGCCGAGCACGAGCGGATGACGGAATGTGCCGAGACTGTCCTGAAGCGCCTCGGCCTGCATTTCCGTACCGTGACGCTTTGCACGGGCGATATGGGCTTCGGCGCCCAGAAGACCTACGATATCGAGGTCTGGCTGCCGGGTCAGGATACCTACCGTGAAATCTCGTCCTGCTCGGTCTGCGGCGATTTCCAGGCCCGACGCATGAATGCCCGCTATCGCGTGAAGGACGAAAAGGCGTTAAAGTTCGTTCATACGTTGAACGGTTCGGGCACGGCGGTCGGTCGTTGCCTGATCGCCGTGATGGAAAATTATCTCAACGAGGATGGGTCGATCAGCGTTCCGGATGCGCTTCTTCCCTACATGGGCGGCATCACCAGAATCGAGCGGGCGGCCTGA
- a CDS encoding twin-arginine translocase TatA/TatE family subunit — protein sequence MGSFSVWHWLIVLVIVLVLFGRGKIPELMGDVAKGIKSFKKGISEDDTPETTKTVEHKPEDTKESTRT from the coding sequence ATGGGTTCCTTCAGTGTTTGGCATTGGCTGATCGTTCTGGTCATCGTGCTCGTGCTTTTCGGCCGCGGCAAGATTCCGGAATTGATGGGTGATGTTGCCAAGGGCATCAAGAGCTTCAAGAAGGGCATCAGCGAGGACGATACTCCTGAGACGACGAAGACCGTCGAGCACAAGCCCGAGGATACCAAGGAAAGCACGCGGACCTGA
- the tatC gene encoding twin-arginine translocase subunit TatC, whose amino-acid sequence MSGDIEDKPQPLLEHLVELRTRLMWSLGAFFVAFLVCFFFAKDLFNFLVVPYKWAVTWADMDVTKSELIYTAPQEFFFTQVKVAMFGALVIAFPVIASQLYKFVAPGLYKNERAAFLPFLVASPILFLMGAALVYFFFTPMVMWFFLAMQQAPEEGEMAISLLPRVSEYLSLIMTLVLSFGLVFQLPVVTTLLARVGLLTSDWLRDKRKFAIVIAFVVAAVLTPPDPLSQIGLALPTILLYEISIYAARLVERKRAEEALAEPAASDLADTDEV is encoded by the coding sequence ATGAGCGGTGACATCGAAGACAAGCCGCAGCCGCTCCTCGAGCATCTGGTGGAGCTCCGCACACGCCTGATGTGGTCGCTTGGCGCGTTCTTTGTCGCCTTCCTCGTCTGCTTCTTCTTCGCAAAGGATCTCTTCAACTTCCTGGTCGTGCCCTACAAGTGGGCAGTGACCTGGGCAGACATGGACGTCACAAAGTCGGAGCTGATCTACACGGCGCCGCAGGAATTCTTCTTCACCCAGGTGAAGGTGGCCATGTTCGGAGCACTGGTGATCGCGTTCCCGGTCATCGCTTCACAACTCTACAAGTTCGTGGCGCCGGGTCTCTACAAGAACGAACGCGCCGCCTTCCTGCCGTTCCTGGTTGCGTCGCCGATCCTCTTCCTGATGGGAGCAGCGCTCGTCTATTTCTTCTTTACGCCGATGGTGATGTGGTTCTTCCTTGCCATGCAGCAGGCCCCGGAAGAGGGCGAGATGGCAATCTCGCTCCTGCCGCGGGTTTCGGAGTATCTGAGCCTGATCATGACGCTGGTGCTGTCATTCGGCCTGGTGTTCCAGTTGCCGGTCGTCACCACGCTTCTTGCGCGGGTGGGCTTGCTGACCAGCGACTGGCTGCGCGACAAGCGGAAGTTCGCCATCGTCATCGCCTTCGTCGTGGCAGCCGTGCTGACGCCGCCCGATCCGCTTTCCCAGATCGGCCTTGCGCTGCCAACTATCCTTCTCTACGAGATTTCCATCTACGCCGCGCGACTCGTCGAGCGCAAGCGCGCCGAGGAGGCTCTTGCCGAACCTGCCGCGTCGGACCTTGCCGATACGGACGAGGTCTAG
- the tatB gene encoding Sec-independent protein translocase protein TatB, whose protein sequence is MLDIGWTELLVVGIILIVVVGPKDLPPMLRAFGRMTGTLRKMAGEFRTQFDEALRESEMDEVRKTITDAQKLNPSNALRDAINPLRQVGQDIRSDLEKSTRPDKPAGAGKPDVEAQKVVEGVVPAEQPEPVKVPAPAMTLPSTPPVLFEAPETPSTAPAKAEKPVRKAAKPKATPAEKPAAAAAGRSKSSSASRTPAASADAAAKPAARKRPARKANTPKDDA, encoded by the coding sequence ATGCTTGATATCGGCTGGACCGAGCTTCTCGTAGTGGGGATCATTCTCATCGTCGTGGTCGGTCCGAAGGACCTGCCGCCGATGTTGAGGGCGTTCGGCCGGATGACCGGCACCCTACGCAAGATGGCGGGCGAGTTCCGGACGCAGTTCGACGAAGCCTTGCGTGAATCCGAGATGGACGAGGTGCGCAAGACGATAACGGATGCGCAGAAGCTCAATCCGTCTAACGCTCTGCGCGACGCGATCAATCCGCTACGGCAGGTGGGACAGGACATCCGCAGCGACCTGGAGAAATCGACGCGGCCAGACAAGCCGGCTGGTGCCGGCAAGCCCGACGTCGAGGCGCAGAAGGTGGTCGAAGGCGTTGTCCCTGCAGAGCAGCCTGAGCCGGTGAAGGTGCCGGCGCCTGCCATGACTTTGCCATCGACGCCGCCGGTTCTCTTCGAAGCGCCCGAGACGCCGTCCACCGCGCCTGCCAAGGCGGAGAAGCCAGTCCGGAAAGCGGCCAAGCCCAAAGCGACGCCGGCTGAGAAGCCGGCCGCAGCAGCAGCCGGGAGATCAAAGAGCAGCAGTGCTTCGAGGACACCCGCAGCGTCCGCCGACGCGGCAGCAAAGCCTGCAGCGCGCAAGCGTCCTGCCAGGAAAGCCAATACCCCGAAGGATGACGCATGA
- a CDS encoding ABC transporter ATP-binding protein yields the protein MTFDSQSQGRQTSRAAGVSFASRLTFEDIHHSYHGKETIRGISLTAEPGEVLCLLGPSGSGKTTLLRIAAGIEVQSRGRVVIDGREAAGPSVFLPPEKRGIGLMFQDFALFPHMTVLDNVRFGLTALTAHEAAAAARAALERVGLAHYAGKYPHALSGGEQQRVALARALAPRPGVLLMDEPFSGLDSRLKDTIRADTLAILRESRATAIVVTHDAEEAMRMADRIALLRDGRLVQAGSAEELYQAPRDLFAAAFFSEINEFSGIVSGGRVETPLGIVPAHDLSDGSKVSVAVRLSDVRVMPQGGSIEARIRSRRFLGVVELLNLAVSGREEPVRARIRADLLPPHISDVTLSVAPQDILVFEKADQTA from the coding sequence ATGACCTTCGATTCCCAGAGCCAGGGTAGACAAACAAGCCGGGCAGCAGGCGTTTCGTTCGCATCGCGTCTGACGTTCGAGGATATCCATCACAGCTACCACGGCAAGGAGACGATCCGGGGCATTTCTCTGACCGCCGAGCCCGGAGAGGTTCTTTGCCTTCTGGGGCCATCCGGTTCCGGCAAGACCACGTTGTTGCGCATAGCGGCTGGCATCGAGGTCCAGAGCCGGGGGAGGGTCGTGATCGACGGTCGCGAAGCTGCAGGTCCCTCGGTCTTCCTGCCGCCCGAAAAGCGCGGCATCGGCCTGATGTTCCAGGACTTTGCACTCTTTCCGCACATGACGGTGCTGGACAATGTGCGCTTCGGCCTGACGGCGCTTACGGCCCATGAGGCGGCTGCTGCTGCCCGGGCCGCCCTCGAACGGGTAGGGCTCGCCCATTACGCCGGGAAGTACCCGCACGCCCTCTCCGGTGGCGAGCAGCAGCGGGTGGCACTGGCCCGTGCGCTCGCGCCGCGACCGGGGGTCCTGCTGATGGACGAGCCGTTCTCCGGCCTTGATTCGCGCCTGAAGGACACGATCCGCGCCGATACGCTGGCAATCCTGCGCGAAAGCCGCGCTACCGCCATTGTTGTGACCCATGATGCGGAAGAGGCGATGCGGATGGCTGACCGAATCGCGCTTCTGCGGGATGGGCGGCTGGTCCAGGCCGGCAGTGCCGAGGAACTTTACCAGGCGCCGCGGGATCTCTTCGCTGCCGCCTTCTTCTCGGAGATCAACGAATTTTCGGGAATCGTGAGCGGTGGGCGGGTCGAGACACCGCTTGGTATTGTACCGGCACACGACCTCAGCGACGGGTCGAAGGTCTCCGTTGCAGTGCGACTTTCGGATGTGCGCGTTATGCCGCAGGGGGGATCCATCGAGGCGCGGATCCGGTCGCGGCGGTTTCTGGGTGTCGTCGAACTGCTGAATCTGGCGGTTTCCGGCCGCGAGGAACCGGTTCGGGCGCGCATCCGGGCGGATCTCCTGCCGCCGCACATCAGCGACGTGACCCTGAGCGTCGCCCCACAGGACATTTTGGTGTTTGAAAAAGCGGATCAAACAGCATAA